One window of Papio anubis isolate 15944 chromosome 10, Panubis1.0, whole genome shotgun sequence genomic DNA carries:
- the INHBB gene encoding inhibin beta B chain — protein sequence MDGLPGRALGAACLLLLAAGWLGPEAWGSPTPPPSPAAPPPPPPPGAPGGSQDTCTSCGGFRRPEELGRVDGDFLEAVKRHILSRLQMRGRPNITHAVPKAAMVTALRKLHAGKVREDGRVEIPHLDGHASPGADGQERVSEIISFAETDGLASSRVRLYFFISNEGNQNLFVVQASLWLYLKLLPYVLEKGSRRKVRVKVYFQEQGHGDRWNMVEKRVDLKRSGWHTFPLTEAIQALFERGERRLNLDVQCDSCQELAVVPVFVDPGEESHRPFVVVQARLGDSRHRIRKRGLECDGRTNLCCRQQFFIDFRLIGWNDWIIAPTGYYGNYCEGSCPAYLAGVPGSASSFHTAVVNQYRMRGLNPGAVNSCCIPTKLSTMSMLYFDDEYNIVKRDVPNMIVEECGCA from the exons ATGGACGGGCTGCCCGGTCGGGCGCTGGGGGCCGCCTGCCTTCTGCTGCTGGCGGCCGGCTGGCTGGGGCCTGAGGCCTGGGGCTCACCCACGCCCCCGCCGTCGCCTGCCGCGCCGCCGCCACCCCCGCCACCCGGAGCTCCGGGCGGCTCGCAGGACACCTGTACGTCGTGCGGCGGCTTCCGGCGGCCGGAGGAGCTCGGCCGAGTGGACGGCGACTTCCTGGAGGCGGTGAAGCGGCACATCTTGAGCCGCCTGCAGATGCGGGGCCGGCCCAACATCACGCACGCCGTGCCCAAGGCCGCCATGGTCACGGCCCTGCGCAAACTGCACGCGGGCAAGGTGCGCGAGGACGGCCGCGTGGAGATCCCGCACCTCGACGGCCACGCCAGCCCGGGCGCCGACGGCCAGGAGCGCGTTTCCGAAATCATCAGCTTCGCCGAGACAG ATGGCCTCGCCTCCTCCCGGGTCCGCCTATACTTCTTCATCTCCAATGAAGGCAACCAGAACCTGTTTGTGGTCCAGGCCAGCTTATGGCTTTACCTGAAACTCCTGCCCTACGTTCTGGAGAAGGGCAGCCGGCGGAAGGTGCGGGTCAAAGTGTACTTCCAGGAGCAGGGCCATGGTGACAGGTGGAACATGGTGGAGAAGAGGGTAGACCTCAAGCGCAGCGGCTGGCATACCTTCCCGCTCACGGAGGCCATCCAGGCCTTGTTTGAGCGGGGCGAGCGGCGGCTCAACCTAGACGTGCAGTGTGACAGCTGCCAGGAGCTGGCCGTGGTGCCGGTGTTCGTGGACCCAGGCGAAGAGTCGCACCGGCCCTTCGTGGTGGTGCAGGCTCGGCTGGGCGACAGCAGGCACCGAATTCGCAAGCGAGGCCTGGAGTGCGATGGCCGGACGAACCTCTGTTGCAGGCAACAGTTCTTCATTGACTTCCGCCTCATCGGCTGGAATGACTGGATCATCGCACCCACCGGCTACTACGGGAACTACTGTGAGGGCAGCTGCCCAGCCTACCTGGCAGGGGTCCCCGGCTCCGCCTCCTCCTTCCACACAGCTGTGGTGAACCAGTACCGCATGCGGGGCCTGAACCCCGGCGCGGTGAACTCCTGCTGCATCCCCACCAAGCTGAGTACCATGTCCATGCTGTACTTTGATGATGAGTACAACATCGTCAAGCGGGACGTGCCCAACATGATTGTGGAGGAGTGTGGCTGCGCCTGA